From Dictyoglomus sp., one genomic window encodes:
- a CDS encoding sugar phosphate isomerase/epimerase yields the protein MFISCSTASFLDPESSPEEKVKATIFAMEKIISSGYMGVELFIAKVFDEEMINLILYESLKYQGKIVTLHSPKNILHKSFKDIFPSLSRLIKKAGEHNIPVIVLHPPFRSDVNSLLKTIFPIFDKMVEYSMKYNVTLTIENVPYLPNPPLFFENLINRYSKNVGITIDTEYLFSTEFSLDKYPVSILKFLKNIHVRDYDGQSFDDEGKRKYLRLGEGNIEFSKIFNRLKEIDYNGPLTIETSFKNPLEDLNYSKEFIYNALSSPY from the coding sequence ATGTTTATCTCATGTTCCACTGCAAGTTTTTTGGATCCAGAAAGTAGTCCTGAAGAGAAAGTAAAAGCAACTATATTTGCAATGGAAAAGATTATCTCTTCAGGATACATGGGGGTTGAATTATTCATAGCAAAAGTTTTTGACGAAGAGATGATTAACTTGATATTGTATGAGTCTCTAAAATACCAAGGAAAGATAGTTACTCTCCATTCTCCTAAAAATATTCTCCATAAATCCTTTAAGGATATATTTCCATCTTTAAGTAGGTTGATAAAAAAAGCAGGTGAACATAATATTCCAGTAATTGTACTCCATCCTCCTTTTAGATCTGATGTAAACTCCCTCTTAAAAACAATTTTTCCCATATTTGATAAAATGGTAGAGTATTCTATGAAATATAACGTAACATTAACAATTGAGAATGTACCTTATCTTCCTAATCCCCCTCTATTTTTTGAAAATCTCATCAATAGATATTCCAAAAATGTGGGAATAACTATAGATACCGAATATCTTTTCTCTACAGAATTTTCTCTTGATAAATATCCTGTGAGTATTTTAAAGTTTTTAAAAAATATTCATGTAAGAGACTACGATGGACAAAGTTTTGATGATGAAGGAAAAAGAAAATATTTAAGATTGGGAGAAGGAAATATAGAATTTTCTAAAATATTTAATAGATTAAAAGAAATAGATTATAATGGACCTCTTACCATAGAGACCTCTTTTAAGAATCCTTTGGAAGACCTAAATTATAGTAAAGAATTTATTTATAATGCTCTTTCATCTCCTTATTAA
- a CDS encoding metallophosphoesterase codes for MVKIGVISDTHLPSRSPFLPPIILEKLHGVEMILHAGDWEELFFLKELEKIAPVYGVQGNMDSLEVKKKFPVKRIIEVENIKIGLIHGGGSPFGIKERIKKEFLGEEVKAIVFGHTHHALMEWDEDIFFFNPGSPTDKIFTTKNSIGFLYVDKDKVWGEIVEL; via the coding sequence ATGGTTAAAATCGGTGTAATATCTGACACGCATCTTCCTTCTCGTTCTCCTTTTTTACCTCCTATTATTTTGGAAAAATTACACGGAGTTGAAATGATCCTTCATGCAGGAGACTGGGAGGAGTTATTCTTTTTAAAAGAATTGGAAAAAATAGCCCCTGTATATGGAGTGCAAGGAAATATGGATTCCTTAGAAGTTAAGAAAAAATTTCCAGTAAAAAGAATTATAGAAGTAGAGAATATAAAAATTGGATTAATTCACGGCGGAGGAAGTCCTTTTGGAATAAAGGAAAGAATAAAAAAAGAGTTTTTAGGAGAGGAAGTTAAGGCTATAGTTTTTGGCCATACTCATCATGCCTTAATGGAATGGGATGAGGATATATTTTTCTTTAACCCTGGCTCTCCTACTGATAAAATTTTTACCACGAAAAATTCTATTGGGTTTCTCTATGTGGATAAAGATAAGGTTTGGGGAGAAATTGTAGAATTATGA
- a CDS encoding 3-isopropylmalate dehydratase large subunit, with the protein MGKTISEKIFSNHSGNSVKAGDIVVAKVDALMGQDGTAPLAIKVFEELGGKMTIDNNKVLLVLDHSAPPPNEGVANLHKLMRDFAEKYRTQLSEIGEGVCHQVFMERGLALPGSLIIGADSHTCTYGVLNCFATGVGSSELASAMYTGKLWFKVPETVKIILRGKLRKGITAKDVILYLVGFFKADGLTYKAIEFDGELIRELSIDGRATITNMVVEMGAKAGIMPFDEKTKGFFREIGIDIEEGISSDKDANFSEVYDFDLSNLEPQVALPHQVDNVFPISSVDRIKIQEAFLGTCTNGRLEDLRVSAELLKGKKVAKGVRMIVAPASKKIYLQALKEGLIEIFLSAGAIVVNPGCGPCVGTHQGVPADGENVISTANRNFKGRMGNNKAFIYLASPLTVTASAIRGEITNPLEVMD; encoded by the coding sequence ATGGGAAAAACTATAAGTGAGAAAATCTTTTCAAATCATTCAGGAAATTCTGTAAAAGCAGGAGACATTGTTGTAGCAAAGGTTGATGCGTTAATGGGGCAGGATGGAACAGCTCCCCTTGCTATAAAAGTATTTGAAGAATTGGGAGGAAAGATGACTATTGATAATAATAAGGTTTTATTAGTTTTAGATCATTCCGCTCCTCCTCCCAATGAAGGAGTTGCTAATCTTCATAAACTGATGAGGGATTTTGCAGAAAAATATAGAACTCAGCTTTCAGAGATTGGAGAAGGAGTTTGTCACCAAGTGTTTATGGAAAGAGGTCTAGCATTACCAGGAAGTTTAATCATAGGAGCGGATTCCCATACCTGTACCTATGGAGTTTTAAATTGCTTTGCTACAGGAGTTGGCTCCAGTGAACTTGCTTCTGCTATGTATACTGGAAAACTTTGGTTTAAAGTTCCCGAGACAGTAAAGATAATCTTAAGAGGAAAATTAAGAAAAGGAATCACTGCTAAAGATGTTATCCTTTACCTTGTGGGATTTTTTAAGGCGGATGGGCTTACCTATAAAGCCATAGAATTTGATGGAGAATTAATTAGAGAATTATCCATCGATGGGAGAGCAACCATAACAAACATGGTAGTAGAAATGGGAGCAAAGGCTGGAATTATGCCCTTTGATGAAAAAACAAAGGGATTTTTTAGAGAAATTGGAATTGATATAGAAGAAGGAATCTCTTCAGATAAAGATGCTAATTTTTCCGAAGTATATGATTTTGATCTTAGCAATTTGGAGCCTCAGGTTGCTCTTCCTCATCAAGTAGACAATGTATTTCCTATATCTTCCGTAGACAGAATTAAGATTCAGGAAGCCTTTTTAGGGACATGTACCAATGGAAGACTTGAAGATTTAAGGGTTTCAGCAGAATTATTAAAAGGAAAAAAAGTAGCAAAAGGAGTAAGAATGATTGTAGCTCCTGCATCCAAAAAAATATATCTACAAGCATTAAAGGAAGGATTAATTGAAATTTTTCTTTCCGCAGGAGCAATCGTTGTAAATCCTGGCTGTGGTCCCTGTGTTGGAACTCATCAAGGAGTTCCAGCGGATGGAGAAAATGTTATCTCCACAGCAAATAGAAATTTTAAAGGAAGAATGGGAAATAATAAAGCTTTTATATACTTAGCATCTCCTTTAACAGTTACTGCATCTGCAATAAGAGGAGAAATTACAAATCCTTTAGAAGTTATGGATTAG
- a CDS encoding glucose-1-phosphate thymidylyltransferase: MLKPSDFFELEDFEGEIFEGVEFVWEALLKLSAFLSKYVKPEIHGKVLGGVFIEGPVYVGKGTVIEPGVYIKGPTYIGKDCEIRQGAYLRGNIFIGNNCVVGHATEVKNSILLNNSSAPHFNYVGDSILGHNTNLGAGTKISNLKIGPESTVKVKINDQIIDTKLRKFGAVIGDYSETGCNSVLNPGTILGKHVLIYPNATVRGYIPNNSIVKFKPELEIIEIKPYQAF, from the coding sequence ATGTTGAAGCCATCTGATTTCTTTGAATTAGAGGATTTTGAAGGAGAAATTTTTGAAGGAGTTGAGTTTGTATGGGAAGCTCTTTTGAAACTATCTGCTTTTCTATCGAAATATGTAAAGCCAGAGATACATGGAAAAGTTTTAGGGGGGGTTTTTATAGAGGGACCTGTTTACGTGGGCAAAGGAACAGTAATAGAACCAGGAGTATATATAAAGGGTCCCACCTATATTGGGAAAGATTGTGAAATAAGACAAGGTGCTTATTTGAGAGGTAATATTTTTATCGGAAATAATTGTGTGGTTGGTCATGCTACTGAAGTAAAGAATAGTATATTACTAAATAATTCTAGTGCACCTCATTTTAATTATGTGGGAGATAGCATTTTGGGACATAATACAAATCTCGGAGCAGGTACCAAGATTTCTAATCTAAAAATTGGTCCAGAATCTACAGTTAAAGTAAAAATTAATGATCAAATTATAGATACAAAATTACGAAAATTTGGCGCAGTAATAGGAGATTATAGTGAAACAGGATGTAATTCTGTATTAAATCCAGGAACAATTTTGGGAAAACATGTCTTAATTTATCCTAATGCAACAGTGAGAGGATATATACCTAACAATTCCATAGTAAAATTTAAGCCTGAATTGGAGATAATTGAGATAAAACCTTACCAAGCTTTTTGA
- a CDS encoding formate--tetrahydrofolate ligase produces MKKISEIAEYLNIGEENYQPYGWYIAKVNWSLLKFLQDKPDGKLILITSINPTPAGEGKTTTTIGLGDALSLLGKKTMICLREPSLGPFFGVKGGAVGGGKAKVVPDLEINLHFTGDIHAVSSAHNLLSALIDNHVYHGNELRIDTRQILWKRCIDMNDRQLRFIISGLGGKKNGFPREDGFEITAASEIMAILSLAKNLKDLKERLENIIIGINSEGNPVFCKDLKAEDAMCILLKDALSPNLVQSQEGTPAFIHGGPFANIAHGCNSLIATKLALKLSDYVVTEAGFGSDLGGEKFLNIKCRIGEINPSCVVLVVSIRALKFHGGAKKRDLDKENIDALKKGIPNLLHHVYIIKEIFHLPLVIAVNKFPFDSQREIEILEEILKERNLRYAISEVFNKGGEGGINLAIEVLNAIKEDPNGFNNLYALEESYESKIEKVATKVYSAEKVIFSDSAKEDLERIYKWGFNNLPICIAKTQFSLSDNPKLLGKPENFIINVNRLEVWGGAGFVVVYTGDILTMPGFPKIPSALKMNIDEFGNIKVGD; encoded by the coding sequence ATGAAGAAGATTAGTGAAATTGCCGAGTATTTGAATATAGGTGAGGAGAATTATCAACCTTATGGATGGTATATTGCAAAGGTTAATTGGAGTCTTTTAAAGTTTTTACAGGATAAACCTGATGGTAAATTAATTTTAATTACCTCTATAAATCCTACGCCTGCAGGAGAGGGAAAAACCACAACAACGATAGGTTTAGGAGATGCCTTATCCTTATTAGGGAAAAAAACAATGATTTGCTTAAGAGAACCTTCTTTAGGTCCATTTTTTGGGGTTAAAGGAGGAGCTGTTGGAGGCGGAAAGGCAAAGGTTGTTCCCGATTTAGAGATCAATTTGCATTTTACAGGAGATATTCATGCAGTATCTTCTGCTCATAATCTTTTATCAGCTTTGATTGATAATCATGTTTATCATGGAAATGAATTGAGAATAGATACAAGACAAATTCTGTGGAAAAGATGTATAGATATGAATGATAGACAATTAAGATTTATAATAAGTGGACTTGGGGGAAAGAAAAATGGTTTTCCTCGAGAGGATGGTTTTGAAATAACTGCAGCTTCGGAGATCATGGCCATATTATCTTTAGCAAAAAACTTAAAGGATTTAAAAGAAAGGTTAGAAAATATTATTATTGGGATTAATAGTGAGGGAAATCCTGTTTTTTGTAAGGATCTAAAGGCAGAAGATGCCATGTGTATTCTTTTAAAGGATGCTTTATCTCCCAATTTAGTTCAATCTCAAGAGGGCACTCCTGCTTTTATTCATGGTGGTCCTTTTGCGAATATTGCTCATGGTTGTAATTCTCTTATAGCTACAAAATTAGCTTTAAAGCTTTCTGATTATGTAGTTACAGAAGCAGGATTCGGTTCAGACTTAGGAGGAGAAAAATTTCTAAATATTAAATGCAGGATTGGAGAGATAAATCCATCTTGTGTGGTATTAGTGGTCTCTATTAGAGCTTTAAAGTTTCATGGTGGAGCTAAAAAAAGAGATTTAGATAAGGAAAATATTGATGCATTAAAAAAAGGTATTCCTAATCTACTTCATCATGTTTATATAATTAAAGAAATTTTTCATTTACCTTTAGTTATTGCAGTAAATAAATTTCCCTTTGATTCCCAGAGGGAAATCGAAATTCTCGAAGAAATACTTAAAGAAAGAAATTTAAGATATGCAATCTCTGAAGTCTTCAATAAAGGAGGAGAGGGAGGAATTAATTTGGCTATAGAGGTTTTAAATGCTATAAAGGAAGATCCTAATGGCTTTAATAATCTGTACGCCTTAGAAGAATCTTATGAATCTAAAATTGAAAAAGTTGCAACAAAAGTGTATTCTGCAGAAAAAGTAATATTTAGTGATTCCGCAAAAGAGGATTTAGAAAGAATATATAAATGGGGATTCAATAATTTACCCATATGTATAGCAAAAACTCAATTTTCTCTTTCTGATAATCCTAAGCTTTTGGGAAAGCCAGAGAATTTTATCATTAATGTGAACAGATTAGAAGTCTGGGGTGGAGCAGGCTTTGTAGTAGTATATACAGGTGATATTTTGACTATGCCAGGGTTTCCTAAGATTCCATCTGCTTTAAAGATGAATATAGATGAATTTGGAAATATAAAGGTAGGAGATTAA
- a CDS encoding bifunctional 5,10-methylenetetrahydrofolate dehydrogenase/5,10-methenyltetrahydrofolate cyclohydrolase, producing the protein MVEILWGKPCADALEKRIKEEVIELKEKKIFPTLTVLKIGEDKEAEAYLKSIKKVFEKLEIKVDERNYNEKISFQELMDIYRELRENRNIHGILLLRPLPAHLESSRAYAFLPEEKDIEGLSYINLGKLFAGEECFIPCTPLAVMELLDYYNISLEGKDTVIIGRSISVGRPLSLLFLKRNATVTLCHSKTKDLSLYTKRAEIVVSAVGKAGIINEEMIREESILIDIGTNIVDGKLVGDVDFERVKEKVKAITPVPGGVGVITVRVLAKNLLEAVRKNETGN; encoded by the coding sequence ATGGTAGAGATATTATGGGGAAAACCTTGTGCAGATGCATTAGAGAAGAGAATTAAGGAAGAAGTTATAGAGTTAAAAGAGAAAAAAATTTTTCCTACCCTTACAGTTTTAAAGATTGGAGAAGATAAAGAAGCAGAAGCTTATTTAAAAAGTATTAAAAAGGTATTTGAGAAATTAGAAATTAAAGTAGATGAAAGAAATTATAATGAAAAGATTTCTTTCCAAGAATTAATGGATATTTATAGAGAACTTAGAGAAAATAGAAATATTCATGGAATTTTGCTGTTAAGACCTCTTCCTGCTCATCTTGAAAGTTCCAGGGCTTATGCTTTTTTACCTGAGGAGAAAGATATTGAAGGTTTAAGTTATATAAACTTGGGAAAATTGTTTGCAGGAGAAGAATGCTTTATTCCATGTACACCATTGGCAGTTATGGAGCTTTTAGATTACTATAATATTTCCTTAGAAGGAAAAGATACAGTAATAATAGGAAGAAGTATCTCTGTAGGAAGACCTTTGTCATTGCTTTTTTTAAAAAGAAATGCCACAGTAACTCTATGTCATTCAAAGACAAAGGATCTCTCTCTTTATACAAAAAGAGCAGAGATTGTTGTCTCAGCAGTGGGAAAGGCTGGTATAATTAACGAGGAAATGATAAGGGAAGAAAGTATTTTGATAGATATTGGGACCAATATAGTAGATGGAAAATTAGTGGGGGATGTAGATTTTGAGAGGGTTAAAGAAAAGGTAAAAGCAATAACTCCTGTTCCTGGAGGAGTAGGGGTTATTACTGTTAGAGTTTTAGCTAAAAATTTACTGGAGGCTGTAAGAAAAAATGAAACTGGAAATTAA
- a CDS encoding methylenetetrahydrofolate reductase, translating into MTFKDKLLSGNFVITAEVTPPRGTNLESFIKGSLLLKDSLDALNVTDFQNVGVRITSLVGSYLLLKEGIEPIFQITSRDRNRVAIQGEVLSAYVLGIRNVLVLTGDYTTTGIMKDAKPVFDIDAINILQFIKNLCEGRDSAGKKLSGAPEFFLGAVFNPNLEPLDLEISKLERKHRAGAEFFQSQLFYDLSLIERTREKIKDWEPRILAGVTIFKSKEMFEYMINKVPGIKIPKEIIEILEKSKDIREKSIEICAEFCMKIKESKLLNGIHFLASRPVDILEVLRLLKWKKEESSNVEAI; encoded by the coding sequence ATGACCTTTAAAGATAAGTTATTGTCTGGAAATTTTGTAATAACAGCAGAAGTTACTCCTCCAAGAGGTACAAATCTAGAATCCTTTATTAAGGGAAGTTTATTACTAAAAGATAGTTTAGATGCCTTAAACGTGACAGATTTTCAAAATGTAGGAGTAAGAATAACATCATTAGTAGGAAGTTATCTTCTTCTCAAGGAAGGTATTGAACCTATTTTTCAAATAACTTCACGGGATAGAAATAGAGTTGCTATTCAAGGAGAGGTTTTAAGTGCGTATGTATTAGGAATTAGAAATGTATTAGTATTAACAGGAGATTACACTACAACAGGAATAATGAAAGATGCAAAACCTGTTTTTGATATTGATGCAATAAATATTCTTCAGTTTATAAAAAATTTATGTGAAGGAAGGGATTCTGCTGGGAAAAAATTGAGTGGAGCTCCTGAGTTTTTCTTGGGTGCAGTCTTTAATCCTAACTTAGAGCCCTTAGATTTGGAGATATCTAAATTGGAAAGAAAGCATAGAGCAGGAGCAGAATTTTTCCAATCCCAATTATTTTATGATCTTTCATTGATTGAGAGGACGAGAGAAAAAATAAAAGACTGGGAGCCTAGAATTTTAGCAGGAGTTACTATTTTTAAATCTAAAGAGATGTTTGAGTATATGATAAATAAAGTTCCTGGAATAAAGATTCCAAAAGAGATAATTGAAATCTTAGAAAAGAGTAAAGATATAAGAGAAAAAAGTATAGAGATTTGTGCAGAATTTTGTATGAAAATAAAAGAAAGTAAACTTCTAAATGGAATTCATTTTTTAGCTAGCAGACCAGTGGATATTTTAGAGGTATTGAGATTGCTTAAATGGAAGAAGGAGGAGAGCTCAAATGTTGAAGCCATCTGA
- a CDS encoding iron-containing alcohol dehydrogenase has translation MNHFSFYFPVRIKFGIGIWENLAEEALKFGRRFLLVTGKRHLKETGILEKIEKSFNNYQCELFIYDKIPPEPPYYFVDEGAEIIENNNIDAVIGIGGGSALDIAKAIAVKCKLPDSIWNYIGADKIPKKGLPCILIPTTAGTGSEVTRVSVLINPETKEKLSIASDYLYPDVAIVDPYLTLTLPPDYTAYSGIDAFIHALESFLSLNNNLLTESISLKAIKLIYSYLPRVYKNGERIDLREKVLYASTFSGIALTLTGLGAIHALAHPVGVFGNLPHGLSTALVTLPVLEYNLEILSREKLMLLGRTLGIFSIRSAKERILKKVKDLFDSLNIRLGLRNYNIKYEDLPLLAKEGLKSRSIKTNPREIREEILLNLLQKAW, from the coding sequence ATGAATCATTTTTCTTTTTACTTTCCTGTAAGAATTAAATTTGGAATAGGAATTTGGGAAAATTTAGCAGAAGAAGCTTTAAAATTTGGAAGAAGATTTTTATTAGTAACAGGAAAGAGACATCTAAAGGAGACAGGAATTTTAGAAAAAATCGAAAAGAGCTTTAACAATTATCAATGTGAATTATTTATATATGATAAAATACCTCCAGAGCCACCCTATTACTTTGTTGATGAAGGTGCAGAAATAATTGAAAATAACAATATTGATGCAGTTATTGGAATCGGTGGAGGTAGTGCTTTAGATATTGCAAAGGCTATTGCTGTAAAATGCAAACTTCCTGATTCTATTTGGAATTATATAGGAGCGGACAAGATTCCAAAAAAAGGTTTACCATGTATTCTTATTCCCACCACAGCAGGTACAGGGAGCGAAGTCACAAGGGTATCCGTCTTGATCAATCCTGAAACAAAAGAAAAATTAAGTATAGCTAGTGACTATCTATATCCTGATGTGGCAATTGTAGATCCCTATCTTACCCTTACTTTACCTCCTGATTATACTGCTTATTCAGGAATAGATGCCTTTATTCATGCATTGGAATCTTTTTTATCTTTGAACAATAATCTTCTTACTGAATCTATATCTTTAAAAGCTATTAAATTAATCTATAGTTACTTACCCCGCGTATATAAAAACGGAGAAAGAATAGATTTAAGAGAAAAAGTTCTTTATGCAAGCACTTTTAGTGGAATAGCATTGACCCTAACAGGACTAGGAGCCATTCATGCCTTAGCTCATCCCGTTGGTGTATTTGGAAATCTTCCCCATGGTCTTTCCACTGCTCTTGTTACTTTGCCCGTCTTAGAATACAATTTAGAGATTCTCTCTCGAGAAAAGCTTATGCTTTTGGGAAGAACTCTTGGAATCTTTTCTATTAGATCTGCAAAGGAAAGAATCTTGAAAAAAGTCAAAGATCTTTTTGATTCTTTAAATATAAGACTAGGACTTAGAAATTATAATATAAAATATGAGGATCTTCCTCTTCTTGCAAAAGAGGGGTTAAAATCAAGATCTATTAAAACTAATCCCCGAGAAATAAGAGAAGAAATATTACTAAATTTACTTCAAAAAGCTTGGTAA
- a CDS encoding 3-isopropylmalate dehydratase small subunit, translated as MIFEGKAHKFGDDINTDYIISGKYKFKSLDFNEMAKHLLEDIYPNFYEKITKGDILVAGKNFGCGSSREQAPLVIKHAGISAVLAKSFARIFFRNSINVGLPVLECNTDLIEDGDLIYLDLIKGEIYNKSKNIKVEIFSPLPEIMVKILKEGGLVEYLKKEGDFKL; from the coding sequence ATGATATTCGAGGGAAAGGCTCATAAATTTGGAGATGATATAAATACAGATTATATTATATCTGGAAAATATAAATTTAAGTCCTTAGATTTTAATGAAATGGCAAAACATCTACTAGAGGATATTTATCCTAATTTTTATGAAAAGATAACAAAAGGAGATATCTTAGTAGCAGGGAAGAATTTTGGATGTGGATCCTCTCGAGAACAGGCACCTTTGGTAATTAAGCATGCAGGAATAAGCGCAGTCCTCGCAAAAAGCTTTGCAAGAATATTTTTTAGAAATTCTATAAATGTGGGACTTCCTGTACTTGAGTGTAATACAGATTTAATCGAGGATGGAGATTTAATATATTTAGACTTGATTAAAGGTGAAATTTACAATAAGAGTAAAAATATAAAAGTAGAAATATTTTCTCCTCTTCCAGAAATTATGGTAAAGATATTAAAAGAGGGAGGATTAGTAGAATACTTAAAAAAGGAAGGAGATTTTAAATTATAA
- a CDS encoding methylenetetrahydrofolate reductase C-terminal domain-containing protein, with protein sequence MKLEIKEWEEIESFIGKEVFVFSCNSCGGEEIDRKNIKIKEFLEGHGIKILGIINLEPKYCNINSLRKILEENFISSNFVLTFTCGGLPQVLSSLINSKVIPAVNTLKIELERKLGSFARLCSACGECWIHYVGNLCIERLCPKKMRNGPCGGARDGYCEVFRERICPFIILFKNKGEIKDIIPPKKFSKILLQE encoded by the coding sequence ATGAAACTGGAAATTAAAGAATGGGAGGAAATAGAAAGTTTTATAGGAAAAGAGGTCTTTGTATTTAGTTGTAATAGTTGTGGAGGAGAAGAGATTGATAGGAAAAATATAAAAATAAAAGAGTTCTTGGAAGGGCATGGGATTAAAATATTAGGTATTATTAATTTAGAACCTAAGTACTGTAACATTAATTCTTTAAGAAAAATTTTAGAAGAAAACTTTATTTCTTCAAATTTTGTTCTTACCTTTACTTGTGGGGGATTGCCTCAAGTTTTGTCATCGCTTATAAATTCAAAGGTTATTCCTGCTGTAAATACCTTAAAGATAGAATTGGAGAGAAAATTGGGAAGTTTTGCAAGGTTATGTTCTGCTTGTGGAGAATGTTGGATTCATTATGTAGGTAATTTATGCATAGAAAGACTTTGTCCTAAAAAAATGAGAAATGGTCCCTGTGGAGGAGCAAGAGATGGTTATTGTGAGGTATTTAGAGAAAGAATATGTCCTTTTATAATTCTTTTTAAAAATAAAGGAGAGATAAAGGATATAATTCCACCCAAAAAATTTAGTAAAATCTTATTGCAAGAATGA